CAGTCTATGAGGATTTGAAGTAATCcactgatgttttcttttgattgCACATAAAAACAATGATTACATGTAAAAACGTGTGTCTTACAGTGAAGTGCTGTATATTCTTgtgatgcattaaaaaaaagattgaagatCGACAGTTATCTTTTTAGTTGTTGCAAATACTTTAAAGTGCTGAGAAAGTTCATTTTCTCACATCAACATTCTCATCTTTTCTCTTCGTAAACCATGCCCTGTTTCTTTTTCCGATGTAACCCCATGTTTCAAAACTCGCACTGGTGGTGTGCCGCGGAGGAACAATGAAATAAGAGGAATTTCTTTTATCACAGACTCTGCCATCTTGTTCCAATCACCTCTCTTCACCAGAGCAGCCAAGGGCCGGAAATCCAGGCAGATCAGTCGTCTTATCAACTGACACCCagcctcctttttcttctccttcctcctctcctctccacctctaTTATCTGTCTCCTCTCGTCTCATAGTGCCTCACCACAGTTTCTCATGGGCATTATAACCTCTGCTCTTCAGaacagagaagaaacaaaattcccaacaggttttttttttcctctaataaGTTTCATCTAGTTTGCTCTCTTATCTCTACATcgtgtcttttttcttcttattccAACACCCATTCATATAGTTTCACTGGCACGCAACACTTCTTAACATACAGCCCcttttcctcttcatcctctagTTTTTCCTCTACCACATCTCACCTTAACACAGCCTTTgattttgattgtgtttttaggTAATCTTCGCCAAAAACAATAGCATTAGCAATTTGTGGTGCTATTAGCTTAATTGTGTAATGGAGCAATCAGCCATGTAATGTTTGCTGTCCGGTAATGCAATTACATAAGTGGAAAGATTCCCACATGACTTTTGTTTGAAAGTggtctttgctgtgtgtgtgtgtgtgtgtgtgtgtgtgtgtttgtgtagcactCACCCCAACTCCTCCACAGGGTAATATCACAAAAATCCGTTGAGATAAGATTCCTGTGGGCGATAATGTATGTAATGGATCTTTGATGAAATGatgttgattttattattaaagagTTTTTCTTGTCATTATTATAATCTACAGTTTATTACCGGTCAGCTTGCGGTTGTCCAGCTTGAGGCGGTTGAGCGGGTTGGTGCCGAACAGGAGAACATGTTTCTCTGAATGAACTGACTGCAGCTCTTCTAGAGTTGCCTTTCTGCTGCGGACACGCTACATAAACATACATAATTACTTAATAAAGAAACAACTTTGGAAAGACTTTTCCGCAATTTGTGTAGTTTTTGTGTATATTAATGAGCCATACCTCACACTGGCTCCTAAGACCTCTTTCATGCAGTCTGGACCAGATACTCTGTACCCTCCCAGCATGCTCAGGGTGGCGGCTGTTGTCCCCACAGGAACACTGGTGCTTCTGCATCTGAGCATCATAAGccaaacctacacacacacacacacacacacacacacacacacacacacacacacacaagcacacatacacttgttaacaagttttacattAATTTTAACTAAAATACATCACTGGCTTAAGGTCTTCAATGGCGTCTTTAGTCTTTTATGCTGGTCAGAGTTATCCCTCACCTGTGGTGTAGCGTAACTGGACGTCTGTGGCAGGGCTGGACAGTGACAGCGAAGATATGTTGCTTGGTGCATGTGGAGAAGGAGGCAGGGAGGTGGAGGCCGGCGAGGACTTGGTTCGAATTAGACGCTGGTGAGACCAAATTCCGGCAGGCACACCTAGATGGTCCAGCTGATGACCCTGTCTAAGGATCACCTGTCTCTGTGGATCACAGGGGAGGTCAGAGTATGAACAAGATTTTGACAGCAGCACAATGAAAGGACTAAGagtgtttaaaagtgaaatgtctCTCCCCAGCACGTTGTAACTACTTCTTATTTGGCtaatttaaattctgtttttccaGAACAAGCGACTGATGAAGACAATTCAGAAATATGCTGCAAACTCTCACTTCTATcatgaggtaaaaataaagcTACAGCGCCCTCTGATGTCCTAAACATGGAACACACAATTGCAAGCTAAACTCCTATGATGGTTTGTATTGTTTAAGGAGCACAAGAAGATCTTAACTGGTAACGAAAAGACCAAAAtcaatactgatgcctcttcaTGACCTACGACAGCACACAAGACAATCAGCATTAAGATTGTCTATATAGTTATCTTTAAAGCCTGATAGCTTTGCTGCAGGGTTGATGAAGAGTTTAAGCacacatgctgcagaaacagacgtTCTCCACAGAAAGGATTAtagataaagaaacatttaactgctaaaagaaagcaggatgagctacttacacatgtacagcaAAGAAACAAGAGTTACACATTTGTCCAGAACGTGAAAATATCGACACAgaccaaaagttcctcaaaggagctttaagctTAATCCTTTCTCAGAGAGTCCTtgtcaaaatatgttttattccaGTAGCAAAAAAGAGCATTGACGTAATCAGGAGATTACTTTTACAGGACAGTTATTACTTGTCCATTTggaaagctgtgtgtgtgtgtgtgtgtgtgtgtgtgtgtgtgtgtgcgcgcggaTGCAATTGTTTAATTTAGTACCTGGCTGAGAGAATGTGAGGGCTCAATCAAGCTCTCCCGTGAAGAGGTACTGGACTCTGTGTCGTAAACTGAGTCTGTGCTGGCATTGCTCTGTCTCCTGCAGTAGCCTTCATCACCCACTGAGCCCGGCTCTGAGCCACATGCGGACCCTGGTCCCGAACCAAATTCTGATCCGGTTTCCTCCAGGTCCATGTCCTCCGAAGGGATCTGTTTCAGGTAAGGATTGAAGGTCGctataaagtgtgtgtttaaaagtgtgTACAAGTCTGAAAGCTGTTTATgtatgacaatttaaaaaagagataTCCATGCACAAATCCACACAAGGACTAAATCCTCTCACCTTGCTCAGGGGTGCATTCTGTTTGAACCTCTCCAGCCCACGGGTGTATTGCTGATGCAGCTGGGGCTGGATGTGCGTCTCATGGATTGCTTGCAGTGTAATTGGCGAGTGGCTGTAGGGAGGGGGCTCTGAGCGCGTTCGCTCCAGGGGTCTGTGAGAAGGTAAGGAAACAAGACCTTCCCTTCTGGACAGGtgagactgctgctgctggtgctgctgcagaggaacGGGGTTCAAACCATGaactgcagagaggagaaagaggagacagagaaggaggtTAATACAGATAAAGGCAgaggagacggggggggggggagattaaGATGGAGATTAAAATAACTAAACTATGAAGCAAACTTCAAAGAAAGGATGGTATAGGGAAAGAATATAGTCCAAGAAATAATATtggcattaaaaaaagtttatatttgacccagaaaatgaaaaaagagtgCAGGCGGAAATAGATCAAAGCTGCATGTCTAATGCATTGCTTGCATTAGAGTGCGTCTCAAACCTGCAGCACTGTACTAGAACTCCCCAGTAGAGGGCGCTCTTGTGCTTTTATAACAATAAGGACAATGAAATATAGAATAAGAAAGAGGATATCAATGTTACAGTAAAAcctctaataaaaaaaatagtggaTGTTTGTCACAGCAGATATTTTGACTTGATAAACACAGAGTAGTGCAGGTGTGTCAGTAAGCTTTGCCAGCGTGTGTTTTCCTGCTTTAACAGGATAAAATGtgagttttttaaatttattttgggCGTAAATTGATCACATACAGGCTTTCTTATGTGACTTGACTtaagggttttaaaaaaaaaaaaaaacaacaaaaatacttgactcaaaataaacattGACTCTTGGCAGAAAGAATCTTGTCCCAATCGTCACATTGAGAGACAAGCTGGGGCTCAAAAGCTCAACAGTGCAAACACCTCGATAATGTTAATGTGGAGAACCACAGCCCTGGGATTCAAATATGGTGAACATGAATGTGTCACTTATCATATTCTAGGGACCCAGCAGGGTGCAGTGGTTATGTTAATCATCGACAGCAATGATCAGggataaaatgttttcactcaACAGTGTGAATAAAGTAAAGGTGTTTATCTCTGCTCGATAAGACGATACATTCCCACATATACGATCAGTGACGAAACAATTGAAACATTGAAAGATttggtttgatgtttttcagtgGGGTGAAGTGTTATTCAGTCCAATGCAAATagataatttaatatttttctttttttttaagtacatttgtgggcattttttgcctttattggagaggacagctgaagatagtcagggaatgttgggaggagagagtaggggatgacatgcagcaaacggCCAAGGTTGGtttcaaacccacagctgctgcgacgtggaccacagcctccgcatGGGgttggggttagggttaggcttCATAACCTCTAGGCTATCAGCGCTCCCCACAGTCATCTTTTTGATTTATGGAATTGAGTTAAAATTCtaacagtgttttatttttaaatatcatgaCCTTGTGTCATATCTTTTCCAAGAGACGAGATACTAGGGTTCCTGTGAAAATACTTTGACATTATGTATATAAACTGAATATTATATACCAATGTGTCTAACTTTGTCTGTTGGTTAAGAAACATGTTgttataattaataaataaatcttagTTCTTTTGTATATCTCACATCTTGGGCTTTTCAAAGCTCTGCTTTTACTCTTAGAAGAACGTATTTCATTCCCTGAAGAGACACAAATTAAAGCCAATTAATTTATAATaagggattaaaaaaacactgtatgacagagctctgtgtgtcatcaatgctgctgttttaaattaataactAAACAATTCaacacatgattttttttcctttcatagTTTCTCTGTGATCGTCACATGTGACTGCACATGATGTTCAGACATCTGTTGGGATTGACACTTGTTCACTCTTTGTTGACAAATTTAGTttagtctgttttttaaatgcaaaacatttctgataaGCTCAAAggaaaatgctgtttttgatATGAGGCGACGTCTGCGAGCTAGTTCAGGCATTCCACTCGAGctgcactaacacacacactggacgtGCCTCATTCTctacaatcacctgacaacacctccttccaattagaGGTCTATATAAGCTGCAAGATGtccggtctctctctctctctgctcagccCTATCACCACCCCATAGTTTTTCTTCTATTGAGCTAATCTATGCTTACTGGCAAGCCACCTCACTTATGGGGTTCTCGTAATGGCTTAAAGGTCAATGTCAAGTCTTACAAGATTGAAGAAGCTGAGCACAGTATGAAGAATAAGCAGCAGAACCTCAGTAAACCAGTTCAGAACTTTAAAATCAGGTCATTGATGGGTTTGTACTTTGTAGTTCTATTCTACCAATCCAGAGCCTTGCAAACTAATGAACCTGGAACCTTTAAGGTTAACGGATATGGATCGGGGAATCTTTAAACCcctaacaaaaatgtattttgacatCAAACTCGTTAAAAGCAAACTTTGAAGCTTGATGTAGAACCAGCAGATTCTGTGTTCTCTTTAAAGCATCCACAGCTTTTGTTGAAGATGATCTGAAGGCTTCATCAACTTACAACAGATGTCAACCATCACTGCTGaagtctttctctctttaagCTGCTTTGTGTTGTCCATAGGTCACAAAAACTGGGACAGACAGTCCTCTGTAGAAACAACCTTAAGTAATAAGATGGATTTTATCCTGCAGCCATGTGGCACTAATGTCAGGTCAAAACATTCTGAAAGGCTTCACCATGAAATACTATGGCCTTTTACTTAATTGTACATTGCTTTGGCTAACAGTATCTACccaaaacaaaactaaacaaatacaGTATAACTCACTTTATTTTTGTCACAAAACCACAAGCTGTGTTTCATATCAGAGGTACCAGTAAGGTTCatccaaagatttttttttaacataaattaAAATGCTAAGGTTAAGCATTGCAATGATAGTGCAAGTCTTCAGTTTAGTCACAGGTTTACTTCACCatgctgtgtgtatgttgggTTTGATGACCTAAAGTCATTTCTTACTGTACCTCAAAGGAAGAGGCTTTTACTGTGACTGATAGTTTTAATCAATGTGAAActgcaaaagagaaaaaaaaaaatcaagcataCGAAATCCATCAGTTCCCCCATCAAGACTGAAGACTAAAGACTAAATAAAAGCGTATGCTTCACATCTTTTATGTGCTGCACAAAAGATCAAGTTGCATAATAGTtgttgcagaataaaaaaaacatgttttgtgttgtcTCTTGCATGACCAAATGAATGTGTCTTGTACATTAGCatattgaggtttttttttctttctgaatgcATATTTAGAATTGAATAACTCACAGGAGACAAGTTGTGAGTGCACTATTCCAGTATGTGGCTCCAATATGAGCACCGGCTGGAGGCGCTGAGCCAGGGCTGGATTGGTTCCATCCAGAGGCAGGAAGATCTGATGCAGACCAGGTACTGCAAACGGCCTCGCTATTCGAAGGTCGGCCTGGGAAGAGGAGAGGTAAGAAATGCTTAAATTGTCAGCAACTTAACCCACATGAGCACCATGGCTTTTTAGTTCATTGGGTGTGGCTCAATAGGTTGTTGAGAGActcatcaaacattttaataatgtcATCAAGAGAGTAAACTACCTCATGACTGATTCATGAGATATGAAAGCACCACAGAGACCAAGAGGGAAGTGAAAGCTGATCATAAAACAGGTTTCTAAATGTGTTTAGCTCTATTTAAGACATTAAGGTTtagatatactgtacatactgtacatttataGCATACATTTGTATCTATGTGATCTAAGACCTTGCTTTATCCTCTATATAAAGTAGATGCAGGATTATAATTTTGGGTTGTTATATATAATgtgcacaaaataaaacagattgctCACCTGTGCAGGAAGTCCAGCAGTGATGTTTGGCATAGCAGACGAGTTAGGAGGCAAAGTGAAATGAGCCAAACTACCATCCTTCAGAAGCAACCTCTGTgcctgagagagacagatagacttTCTATAGGTTATCACATATTACATATTACATATTTGGGGGATTACATCATCCCCCAAATATAGAAACAATTTAACTTCTTTCTTTTGTGCTTTACACCAAGTCTGATGGGCTGAgccttaagtttttttttttattaaatcatatttgattaaaaaagtcaaaataagaGACTTATGTGTAGACTGTGAAACTGATAATCCTGTTTGTAAATAGCAATGTGATTTATGATAAGTGTGCACATATAAAATTGATttatattcatttcattttctttctaatcTTTATTGtgcaaacatttaacaaaacacacataacagaaacatttagattatattAGATTAAAGGTAAAATATTAGAAGAAGAAGGTAGAACAAAGGTTGCATGCTTGTGTGCTTGGACAGGACACTAAACTCCAACCTCATGGCTCATTGTATTcttaaaggagcgatatgtaactctgacacctagtgttcaaAATTGTTACTGCAgaccaaattcaaaacattgaaaagagctgtctccccctgctccCTCCTTCCTAGAGTCAATGCGCACAAGGGTTACCATGTTGcagacacagaagcttcagtgtttatccagctctgcaaaGGTCCTGAAAGCATCTCtcaattttttaaaagcatatcAAATATCTATCCTAGTTTCACCATGTTATATCTGAAGCAGTTtgcttgaccgcttccatcactgcaacacctgttggtttgccgttttcCTGACAAATCGAGGGGTGTTCATGTGGGGGttccttaaaaccgcctaccttctctgatcCATTCATACAGACCATTACGGACTGAAATCAACACTTAGAacgaggacatactggctgctgtacTGTGGTCAGGGAAGCCAGCAcgtcaacatagcatgtttcctatCCTGACATAGCATGTCTGACAATATAGaagtcattttatgatttaattcagtagaaaTCCCACATATTGATCCTTAGAGTGGATAAGAAAGTCTGCTTAACTACTAGTCTGCTTAgcccctcgactttggaacaaccaattttccttcactgtactgaactgcctctccatacctgcctgcTGAATCTgtcttattcctgttatttgcatttttttacaatttggCCCATTTGGCccctctgttgatctctgttctattgttgttttgctgtatttgctttgtctgtcacagcactttgtaaacatttgtttttaaagatgctatataaataaagctattattACTATACGGtaatatgaatataaaaaaggGCTCACCTCATGATTCAGTGGGAGCGCCCCGTTGTCTGAATGGAGGCTGTCATTGGGGGAGCTGCAACCTGATGCTGGGTTGCTGCTACTGCTGGTGGACGAGTCTGGGTGACAAAATTGAGACATGCCCATCAACTCATCAACAGTATCACAACAGATGCTTTCATAGAGCACCAAATGACACACAAAGCAAACTGTGTCAGCACAGTATGTCTTGAGAATAAactattaagaaaaataaatctttcaagTGTGTCTCGTAAAGTAACAGAGATAGAAACAGCACATGAAATCGCATTGTCCCAGCTTATTTTAGATGCTATACCCAGAGTTTCTGTCCTGTGCTTCATGGATGGAGGGGCACTGATTTTTCGATGAAGTGGGTTTGGCCTCGAACTGATGAGTTTCTTTATCTTCCACTTCAGAATGGGCTCAGAGactgtataaacacaaatacacacaaattaatgaatgaagaagcaaacacaaaaaacgtATACAGAAATAATCATCGCttagttcttttaaaaaagaaaattaatctTTGAAGAGAGCTCAGAGAGCTCGGTAATCAACGGACGGATTTCCAACATCTTCGACATCACAACAATGTTCTTACTCAGTAATGCACTACAATGTAGCATCCAAATTCCATAAAGCAACTGTAGCATAGCTGAGCCAAAACATACACTGCAACCCTGGTCAACAGCATGATAAGAGTGCCATGTTTCCATTGGTCAGCCTCCATTATGCCCAAACAAATAACCAATAAGAGGCTGGCTTACAGCAGataaaaagcagctttttttaaGCTTAGACAAGGAAAGCAGTGAAGGGTGTGTCTGCTGGCACCTAAGGGTTCTAGggcaagtaaataaataatggtATTTTGAATTGTTAGTGTACTCGCGGATATGTACAGGAAGATGAAACCACTCCCCAGACCTGCTCCAGTCTCTCACGCAGTTCATTTTACACATACCTGAGCTAAAGTTATGCAACTGCTTTGGTCTGAATCTCAcggtcactgttgttattttatgaCTGTTCGGTCTCTCTCTGGCCCTGCAGGCCTGCTGCTTAATGAGTTTTATTTGTCTCATTGGAAAGGACACTCCATTGTACATTCAGTGTCTCCCTCACTGTCCCTTTCTCTGCTCCAGAGTGTGTAACATAATGACAGTGAGGGAAACACTGCAAAGTATCATGCTGAACAAAATATCCCACTGAGCTATGCAGTCAGATGACTTTGAATGTGACTCAAATTACACAGAGCACACCACAACAGAACAGATCTGAAATGGAAAATCACCAGTGACCTTCACCGCTTAAACCTCAGACTGGGaacccccaccacacacacacaaatggccAGAGGTTACTTACCTGTCCTGCGCAGAGCGAGGTCTTTACGTTGGTCACAGGGGGAAGCCTGAGGACTTGGGGATATGTCAGGATTTGGGAGCCTTGgtaagaaaaaaattaaaatattaaaaaagggTTGCATTGTGGGTCTTGCagttaaacacaaaaattaCAAAACTGTATGTTCTGCATAAGCTATTCTGGTCCTGCAGCTCTCACTCCTTGAGTTCTACTTCAGAAGAAATATCGAGTAGTGTTTGCAatatttgcttgtttttctaACTCACCTGTAGCCCTGGGTAGGAGTGCTGTGGGTGGGAGTCACCCTGTCGTGTGTGGACTGACTCTTCATTATTAAGTGTTCCCGGAGTTTCTGCCTTACCATGGGACTGGATACAGCACCTaccagtaaataaaaacaatga
The Labrus mixtus chromosome 7, fLabMix1.1, whole genome shotgun sequence DNA segment above includes these coding regions:
- the LOC132977488 gene encoding histone deacetylase 7-like; translation: MDLSVSQRLLHPGSDSAMLTPHSPFFLGSLTSQHFTQLPQHHLQYNIEQRQREMEEEEKREELQQLIRKRKPGPSAVSSPMVRQKLREHLIMKSQSTHDRVTPTHSTPTQGYRLPNPDISPSPQASPCDQRKDLALRRTVSEPILKWKIKKLISSRPNPLHRKISAPPSMKHRTETLDSSTSSSSNPASGCSSPNDSLHSDNGALPLNHEAQRLLLKDGSLAHFTLPPNSSAMPNITAGLPAQADLRIARPFAVPGLHQIFLPLDGTNPALAQRLQPVLILEPHTGIVHSQLVSFHGLNPVPLQQHQQQQSHLSRREGLVSLPSHRPLERTRSEPPPYSHSPITLQAIHETHIQPQLHQQYTRGLERFKQNAPLSKIPSEDMDLEETGSEFGSGPGSACGSEPGSVGDEGYCRRQSNASTDSVYDTESSTSSRESLIEPSHSLSQRQVILRQGHQLDHLGVPAGIWSHQRLIRTKSSPASTSLPPSPHAPSNISSLSLSSPATDVQLRYTTGLAYDAQMQKHQCSCGDNSRHPEHAGRVQSIWSRLHERGLRSQCERVRSRKATLEELQSVHSEKHVLLFGTNPLNRLKLDNRKLTGILSQRIFVILPCGGVGVDNDTVWNELHTSAASRIAAGCVTDLALKVAQRELKNGFAVVRPPGHHASHSSPQGFCFFNSVAIAAKQLQQKLNVSKILIVDWDVHHGNGTQEAFYNDPGVLYISLHRFDDGNFFPGGGHPSEVGVGEGEGFNVNVGWTGGLNPPMGDAEYLAAFRAVVMPIAHEFSPDVVLVSAGFDAVEGHSSSLGGYKVTAKCFGFLTRQLMSLAGGRVVLALEGGHDLKAICDASEACVSALLGMEVEPLSQSVLDQKPCGNAVKTLQSVIQVQGEYWQSVKDSAATVDLSYLQAQRRRLRRDSDSEAVSALASLSMRAVSPDEEVTEKVTEKRSL